A region from the Thiovulum sp. ES genome encodes:
- a CDS encoding hypothetical protein (IMG reference gene:2508611025_SP), whose product MKLFNTILLLKNIVYENFDSSKIEDLKSIYKNLLFVKLEIDK is encoded by the coding sequence ATGAAACTATTTAACACTATTTTACTATTAAAGAATATTGTTTATGAAAATTTTGATAGCAGTAAAATAGAGGATTTAAAGTCGATTTATAAAAACTTGCTTTTTGTAAAATTAGAGATTGATAAATA